From Rhodopseudomonas palustris, a single genomic window includes:
- a CDS encoding K(+)-transporting ATPase subunit C — MLKEIRPALVVFAVLTLLTGLLYPLAITGVAQVLLPTQANGSLVEQNGRVIGSALIGQAFTDPRYFHGRLSATTAPDPQDATKTVPAPYNAANSMGANLGPTSAALKERLAADVTVLKSANPGAAVPIDLVTTSGSGLDPDISPEAALFQVGRVAKARGVDEGKLRALVDSQAQGRDLGLFGEPRVNVLKLNLALDRMGL; from the coding sequence ATGTTGAAGGAAATCCGTCCCGCGCTGGTGGTGTTCGCCGTGCTCACGCTGCTCACCGGTCTGCTCTATCCGCTGGCGATCACCGGCGTTGCGCAGGTGCTGCTGCCGACGCAGGCCAACGGCAGCCTGGTCGAGCAGAACGGTCGGGTGATCGGCTCGGCGCTGATCGGTCAGGCGTTCACCGACCCGAGATATTTTCACGGCCGCCTTTCGGCCACCACCGCGCCGGACCCGCAGGACGCAACCAAGACCGTGCCGGCGCCCTACAATGCGGCGAACTCGATGGGCGCCAATCTCGGCCCGACCAGCGCGGCGCTGAAGGAACGGCTGGCCGCCGACGTCACGGTGCTGAAGTCCGCCAACCCGGGCGCCGCCGTACCGATCGATCTGGTGACCACCTCGGGCAGTGGCCTCGACCCGGACATTTCGCCGGAGGCCGCGCTGTTTCAGGTTGGACGAGTCGCCAAGGCGCGGGGCGTCGATGAGGGAAAACTCCGGGCGCTGGTCGACAGCCAAGCCCAGGGCCGCGACCTCGGCCTGTTCGGCGAACCGCGCGTAAATGTACTGAAATTGAACCTTGCGCTGGATAGGATGGGGCTCTGA
- the kdpB gene encoding potassium-transporting ATPase subunit KdpB produces the protein MQASKLRKRARKTTLLDPAIMLPAIGQAFVKLDPRTLVKNPVMFVLEVVTVLATVLLIRDMATGNGELAFELQIAIWLWFTVLFANFAEAIAEGRGKAQADTLRQTRASTVAKRLLMPGNNELFERVAAERLMVDDLVVCEAGDVIPGDGEVIEGIASVNEAAVTGESAPVIRESGGDRSAVTGGTTVLSDRIVVRITSQPGSSFLDRMIKLVEGAERQKTPNEIALNILLVGLTIIFVFATASIPSFASYAGGSISVIVLVALFVTLIPTTIGALLSAIGIAGMDRLVRFNVLSMSGRAVEAAGDIDTLLLDKTGTITFGNRLATEIIPVPGVTEQEAATAALLASEADETAEGRSIVALAQEKYAVAPQPADQRAKFVPFSANTRLSGVDSGGRRLRKGAIDSVFGFVREQSGSEVSEPPAFRAAVDRIARSGGTPLGLAEGGRLLGVIHLKDVVKPDVRDRFAALRRMGIKTVMITGDNPVTAASIASEAGVDDFIAQATPEDKLRYIRGEQAQGRLIAMCGDGTNDAPALAQADVGVAMQSGTQAAREAGNMVDLDSDPTKLIEVVEIGKQLLMTRGALTTFSIANDVAKYFAIIPAMFVAFYPQLGALNVMGLSTPQSAILSAIIFNALIIIALIPLALKGVTYRPIGAAALLRRNLLIYGLGGIVLPFVGIKAIDLAVTALHLV, from the coding sequence ATGCAAGCTTCCAAACTCCGCAAGCGGGCGAGAAAGACCACACTGCTCGATCCCGCGATCATGTTGCCGGCGATCGGTCAGGCGTTCGTCAAGCTCGATCCGCGCACGCTGGTGAAGAACCCGGTGATGTTCGTACTCGAAGTCGTGACGGTGCTGGCCACGGTCTTGTTGATCCGGGACATGGCGACGGGCAACGGCGAGCTCGCCTTCGAACTCCAGATCGCGATCTGGCTGTGGTTCACCGTGCTGTTCGCGAATTTCGCCGAAGCGATCGCCGAGGGGCGCGGCAAGGCGCAGGCCGATACGCTGCGGCAGACGCGCGCCAGCACGGTCGCGAAGCGGTTGCTGATGCCCGGTAACAATGAACTCTTCGAGAGGGTCGCGGCCGAGCGTCTCATGGTCGATGATCTGGTGGTGTGCGAGGCCGGCGACGTGATCCCTGGCGACGGCGAGGTCATCGAGGGCATCGCTTCGGTCAACGAAGCCGCGGTGACCGGTGAGTCCGCGCCGGTGATCAGGGAGTCGGGCGGCGACCGCTCGGCGGTGACCGGCGGCACGACGGTTCTGTCCGACCGCATCGTGGTCCGCATCACCTCGCAGCCCGGTTCCTCGTTTCTCGATCGCATGATCAAGCTGGTCGAGGGAGCCGAGCGGCAAAAGACGCCGAACGAGATAGCGCTCAATATCCTGCTGGTCGGGCTCACCATCATCTTCGTGTTCGCCACCGCTTCGATCCCGAGCTTCGCCTCCTATGCGGGCGGATCGATCTCGGTGATCGTGCTGGTGGCGCTGTTCGTCACGCTGATTCCGACGACCATTGGCGCATTGCTGTCGGCGATCGGCATCGCCGGCATGGATCGGCTGGTGCGCTTCAACGTGCTGTCGATGTCGGGACGCGCCGTCGAGGCGGCAGGCGATATCGACACGCTGTTGCTGGACAAGACCGGCACGATCACCTTCGGCAACAGACTCGCCACCGAGATCATCCCGGTGCCGGGCGTCACCGAACAAGAAGCGGCCACTGCGGCGCTGCTCGCCAGCGAAGCCGACGAGACCGCCGAGGGGCGCTCCATCGTGGCGCTGGCGCAGGAGAAATATGCTGTAGCGCCGCAACCGGCGGACCAGCGAGCGAAGTTCGTTCCGTTCAGCGCCAATACGCGGTTGTCCGGCGTCGACAGTGGCGGCCGCCGCTTGCGCAAGGGGGCGATCGACTCGGTCTTCGGCTTCGTGCGGGAGCAATCCGGCAGTGAGGTAAGCGAGCCGCCGGCGTTCCGCGCCGCGGTCGACCGCATCGCCCGCTCCGGTGGCACGCCGCTCGGACTGGCGGAGGGAGGGAGACTGCTCGGCGTCATCCATCTCAAGGACGTGGTCAAGCCGGACGTCCGGGACCGTTTCGCCGCGCTCCGGCGGATGGGAATCAAGACGGTGATGATCACCGGCGACAATCCGGTGACCGCGGCCTCGATCGCATCCGAAGCCGGCGTCGACGATTTCATTGCCCAGGCCACCCCCGAGGACAAGCTGCGCTATATCCGTGGCGAGCAGGCGCAGGGGCGCCTGATCGCGATGTGCGGCGATGGAACCAACGATGCCCCCGCGCTGGCGCAGGCCGATGTCGGGGTGGCGATGCAGAGCGGCACGCAGGCCGCGCGCGAGGCCGGCAACATGGTCGACCTCGATTCCGATCCGACCAAGCTGATCGAGGTGGTCGAAATCGGCAAGCAACTACTGATGACCCGCGGCGCGCTCACGACGTTTTCGATCGCCAACGACGTCGCGAAGTATTTCGCGATCATTCCGGCGATGTTCGTGGCGTTCTATCCGCAGCTCGGCGCCCTCAATGTCATGGGTCTGTCGACGCCGCAGAGCGCCATTCTGTCTGCAATCATCTTCAACGCGCTGATCATCATCGCGCTGATTCCGCTGGCGTTGAAGGGCGTCACCTACCGGCCGATCGGCGCCGCGGCGCTGCTGCGGCGGAATCTTCTGATCTACGGACTTGGCGGCATCGTGCTGCCGTTTGTCGGCATCAAGGCGATCGACCTCGCCGTCACCGCGCTGCATCTCGTGTAA